One genomic segment of Natrialbaceae archaeon AArc-T1-2 includes these proteins:
- a CDS encoding MaoC family dehydratase — MTPLTHTLRVWSQASDHVVSSIVEANRATAAAFGVDGTQTRSREECSDAIDDETDPAIEPIEHERRPWRYDRTVDEPSAIDVGDVVTFAKPISDDDVLEFATASGDTNRLHLDETFAAESRFGERIVHGTLVSGLISAALARIPGVTIYLSQDLEFVGPVSIGDRLTATVEIVEDLGGDRYRLETTVETDDDVVVNGEAVVMIDRVPDLENEAVDTVDTDTT, encoded by the coding sequence ATGACCCCGCTAACACACACGCTCCGAGTCTGGTCCCAGGCGTCCGATCACGTCGTATCGAGTATCGTCGAGGCGAATCGGGCAACGGCTGCCGCCTTCGGCGTCGACGGAACGCAGACACGATCACGAGAGGAATGTTCGGACGCGATCGACGACGAAACCGATCCCGCGATCGAACCGATCGAACACGAACGTCGCCCGTGGCGATACGACCGAACCGTCGACGAGCCGTCCGCGATCGACGTCGGCGACGTCGTCACCTTTGCGAAACCCATCTCCGACGATGACGTCCTCGAGTTCGCCACCGCAAGCGGTGACACCAACCGACTCCACTTGGACGAGACCTTCGCCGCCGAGTCCCGGTTCGGCGAGCGGATCGTTCACGGGACGCTCGTCTCCGGACTCATCAGCGCCGCGCTCGCACGGATCCCTGGCGTCACCATCTATCTCTCACAGGACCTCGAGTTCGTCGGTCCAGTGTCGATCGGCGACCGGCTCACCGCGACCGTCGAGATCGTCGAGGACCTCGGCGGCGATCGGTACCGCCTCGAGACGACGGTCGAGACCGACGACGACGTCGTCGTCAACGGCGAAGCGGTCGTCATGATCGACCGCGTACCCGACCTCGAAAACGAGGCCGTGGACACGGTGGATACGGACACGACCTAG
- a CDS encoding zinc ribbon domain-containing protein, giving the protein MIDGAYVFLVLFVTGSIVVLVVSVPLFRGFVTDARERHRARKTGELEPYTPDEEFDSGPPAALEEKTGHERERLRVVCWNCGCRNDLAYRFCRECSERL; this is encoded by the coding sequence ATGATCGACGGGGCCTACGTGTTCCTCGTCCTGTTCGTCACCGGTTCGATCGTCGTCCTCGTCGTCTCGGTTCCGCTCTTTCGGGGGTTCGTGACCGACGCTCGCGAGCGCCACCGGGCCCGAAAGACGGGCGAACTCGAGCCCTACACACCGGACGAGGAGTTCGATTCGGGACCACCGGCGGCACTCGAGGAGAAAACGGGACACGAGCGAGAGCGACTCCGGGTCGTGTGCTGGAACTGCGGCTGTCGGAACGATCTCGCGTATCGATTCTGTCGGGAGTGCAGCGAGCGACTGTAG
- a CDS encoding quinone-dependent dihydroorotate dehydrogenase, which yields MTLYSRLRPLAFALPAETAHDLGKRTLRAAGSTRPTRAVLRRAYRYEHPALEIDRFDTTFPNPVGVAAGFDKNAEVTHALAALGFGFVEVGTVTPYPQAGNERPRLFRLREDEAMINRMGFNGQGMDRVRDRIERDGLPDVPIGVNVGKMNTSSEDEAIEDYRRVFDRLSPYADYVVVNVSCPNTPDEFEEDSPEHLEAIFETLEAENDANVPLLVKVGPDSPAESLYELVDIVEAFDLDGIVATNTTTRRDGLGSENRDEWGGLSGKPLANRSTEIVRTLAGYTDVPIVGVGGVDSAASAYEKIRAGASLVQLYTGFVYNGPSTAREINRGLVAMLERDGFDSVEEAIGADLE from the coding sequence ATGACACTCTACTCGAGGCTTCGGCCGCTCGCGTTCGCGCTCCCCGCCGAGACGGCACACGATCTCGGCAAGCGCACGCTCCGAGCGGCGGGATCGACGCGTCCGACCCGGGCCGTGCTTCGGCGTGCCTATCGCTACGAGCACCCGGCGCTCGAGATCGACCGTTTCGACACCACGTTCCCGAACCCCGTCGGCGTCGCCGCCGGATTCGACAAGAACGCCGAGGTCACCCACGCGCTCGCCGCGCTCGGCTTCGGCTTCGTCGAGGTCGGCACCGTGACGCCGTACCCCCAGGCGGGCAACGAGCGTCCGCGGCTGTTTCGTCTGCGCGAGGACGAGGCGATGATAAACCGGATGGGCTTCAACGGCCAGGGCATGGATCGGGTCAGAGACCGGATCGAACGCGACGGACTCCCCGACGTCCCGATCGGCGTCAACGTCGGTAAGATGAACACCTCGAGCGAGGACGAAGCGATCGAGGACTACCGGCGGGTGTTCGACCGGCTCTCGCCGTACGCCGACTACGTCGTCGTCAACGTCTCCTGTCCGAACACGCCCGACGAGTTCGAGGAGGATTCACCCGAACACCTCGAGGCGATCTTCGAGACGCTCGAGGCCGAAAACGACGCGAACGTCCCCCTGCTCGTGAAAGTCGGCCCAGACTCTCCCGCGGAGTCGCTGTACGAACTCGTCGACATCGTCGAAGCGTTCGACCTCGACGGCATCGTCGCGACGAACACGACGACGCGACGGGACGGACTCGGCTCGGAAAACCGCGATGAGTGGGGCGGTTTGAGCGGGAAACCGCTCGCGAATCGCTCGACCGAGATCGTCCGGACGCTCGCTGGGTACACCGACGTGCCGATCGTCGGCGTCGGCGGCGTCGACTCGGCCGCGAGTGCCTACGAGAAGATCCGTGCCGGTGCCTCGCTCGTCCAGCTGTACACCGGCTTCGTCTACAACGGCCCGTCGACCGCCCGCGAGATCAACCGCGGACTCGTCGCCATGCTCGAACGCGACGGATTCGACTCGGTGGAGGAGGCGATCGGAGCCGACCTCGAGTGA
- a CDS encoding helix-turn-helix transcriptional regulator: MSNFLSTVHRTHPTRAFETPPSAAPVDELVIRLLDPGPHVAALFGIVILVLLGSVLVLRNRLTDHEQTTHVSPPPEEEFVSDRERIRQLVGRNGGRMRQSEIVDAVDWSKAKVSRLLADLEEDDEITKLRLGRENLICLPGQEPAASKSDESGTD; this comes from the coding sequence ATGTCAAACTTCTTATCCACGGTCCACAGAACGCATCCGACTCGAGCGTTCGAGACGCCACCTTCGGCGGCTCCCGTCGACGAGTTGGTGATCCGGTTGCTCGATCCGGGTCCGCACGTAGCTGCGCTGTTCGGGATCGTGATTCTCGTTCTCCTCGGAAGCGTCCTGGTGCTTCGAAACAGGCTGACGGACCACGAGCAGACAACACACGTGAGCCCGCCACCGGAAGAGGAGTTCGTGAGCGATCGCGAACGGATCCGGCAACTCGTCGGCCGAAACGGGGGGCGAATGCGCCAGTCGGAAATCGTCGACGCGGTCGACTGGTCGAAAGCCAAGGTGAGCCGGTTGCTCGCAGACCTCGAGGAAGACGACGAGATAACGAAGCTTCGACTGGGTCGTGAGAACCTGATCTGTCTTCCAGGACAGGAACCCGCCGCATCGAAGTCCGACGAGTCCGGGACTGATTGA
- the allB gene encoding allantoinase AllB: protein MTRAVDLVVSNCTVVTPAGRVPDAGVAVEDGTIVAVGQADRLPEADRTVDAGGNVLVPGIVDAHIHNREPGLEYKEDWESATRAAAAGGVTTVVGMPNTDPVIDRPDHLELKFDRGEASAHVDFGTFAVITSENLERIPALEEAGATGFKIFLGSTVGDVPPPGDGEILEAMERVRETGKRLGFHEENDEIIDHYERTFKEQGKNEPIDHAHSRPVIAEREAIERMITFAEETGAKIHMYHVSSGSGAEAVARGKERGVDVTAETCPHYLWFTEDVMREKGNVARIQPPIRDADEQARLWAALESGSIDCIATDHAPHTDEEKKVDDPFGNTWDAISGFVGLETEIPVMLTFVDEGRLTLEEWVYRHSTRPAQVWGMYPQKGSLQVGTDADFTIVDPDREWTLEDRTDLHSKNCVTPFEGESFVGKATTTVVRGEVVYDEGDVVGESGYGTRVDVETA from the coding sequence ATGACTCGTGCTGTCGATCTCGTCGTCTCGAACTGCACCGTCGTGACCCCGGCAGGACGCGTTCCGGATGCGGGCGTCGCCGTCGAGGACGGAACGATCGTCGCCGTTGGCCAGGCCGACCGACTCCCCGAGGCCGACCGCACCGTCGACGCCGGCGGAAACGTACTCGTTCCCGGGATCGTCGACGCCCACATCCACAACCGCGAACCCGGTCTCGAGTACAAGGAAGACTGGGAGTCCGCGACGCGGGCGGCTGCGGCCGGCGGCGTGACGACCGTCGTCGGCATGCCGAACACCGACCCCGTGATCGACCGGCCCGACCACCTCGAGCTCAAGTTCGATCGCGGCGAGGCGTCGGCCCACGTCGACTTCGGTACGTTCGCCGTGATCACCTCGGAGAACCTCGAGCGCATCCCGGCACTCGAGGAGGCGGGTGCGACCGGCTTCAAGATCTTTCTCGGCTCGACGGTCGGCGACGTCCCGCCGCCGGGAGACGGCGAGATCTTAGAGGCGATGGAACGAGTCCGGGAGACCGGCAAACGGCTCGGCTTCCACGAGGAAAACGACGAGATCATCGACCACTACGAGCGGACGTTCAAGGAGCAGGGGAAAAACGAGCCGATCGACCACGCTCACTCCCGTCCCGTGATCGCCGAACGCGAGGCGATCGAACGGATGATCACCTTTGCCGAGGAGACCGGCGCGAAGATCCACATGTACCACGTCTCCTCGGGGTCGGGAGCCGAGGCAGTTGCCCGCGGCAAAGAACGCGGTGTCGACGTCACCGCCGAGACCTGTCCGCACTACCTGTGGTTCACCGAGGACGTCATGCGAGAGAAGGGCAACGTTGCGCGCATCCAGCCGCCGATCCGCGACGCCGACGAGCAGGCCCGCCTCTGGGCCGCCCTCGAGTCCGGTTCGATCGATTGCATCGCGACCGACCACGCCCCCCACACCGACGAGGAGAAGAAAGTCGACGACCCGTTCGGGAACACCTGGGACGCCATCTCGGGGTTCGTCGGCCTCGAGACCGAGATCCCCGTCATGCTCACGTTCGTCGACGAAGGGCGACTGACCCTCGAGGAGTGGGTCTACCGTCACTCCACGCGTCCGGCCCAGGTCTGGGGGATGTATCCACAGAAGGGCTCGCTTCAGGTCGGCACCGACGCCGACTTCACCATCGTCGATCCCGACCGCGAGTGGACCCTCGAGGACCGAACGGACCTGCACTCGAAAAACTGCGTGACGCCGTTCGAGGGCGAATCCTTCGTCGGCAAGGCGACGACGACGGTGGTTCGTGGCGAAGTCGTCTACGACGAGGGCGACGTCGTCGGCGAGTCGGGCTACGGCACTCGCGTGGACGTCGAGACGGCGTAA
- a CDS encoding NAD-dependent epimerase/dehydratase family protein, with the protein MDIPPIRDRTVLVTGGGGFIGSHLVDALIDHNDVRVLDNFSTGDRERVHDDATVLEGDVCDRDVVERATRDVDLIFHEAAIVDVPATVDRPAETNEVNFEAGLALLEQARDEDARVVLASSAAVYGHPAELPVPETASPEPSSPYGVQKLALEEYARLYTELYDVPTVSLRYFNVYGPRQQGPYSGVISTFLEQARAGEAITVEGDGEQTRDFVHVADVVRANLLAATTDDVGDAYNVGTGTRASILELAATIRDVVGADVPIVHRAARAGDVRHSGASISKARRELGFEATIDLEAGLRDLAGEEQFGDVYEHARTILPDRERE; encoded by the coding sequence ATGGATATTCCACCGATCCGCGACCGGACGGTGCTCGTCACCGGGGGTGGCGGCTTCATCGGCAGTCACCTCGTCGACGCGCTGATCGATCACAACGACGTTCGCGTCCTCGATAACTTCTCGACGGGCGATCGCGAACGCGTCCACGACGACGCGACGGTTCTCGAGGGCGACGTCTGTGATCGTGACGTCGTCGAACGGGCGACTCGCGACGTCGATCTGATCTTTCACGAGGCGGCGATCGTGGACGTCCCGGCGACGGTCGATCGGCCGGCCGAAACTAACGAGGTAAACTTCGAGGCGGGACTCGCGCTCTTAGAGCAGGCACGCGACGAAGACGCCCGGGTCGTCCTGGCCTCGAGTGCCGCAGTCTACGGCCATCCGGCCGAGCTCCCGGTGCCGGAGACGGCATCGCCCGAGCCGTCGTCGCCGTACGGCGTCCAGAAACTCGCACTCGAGGAGTACGCCCGGCTGTACACGGAGCTGTACGACGTTCCGACCGTCTCGCTTCGGTATTTCAACGTCTACGGACCGCGCCAGCAGGGCCCCTACAGCGGCGTCATCTCGACGTTTCTCGAGCAGGCCCGCGCCGGCGAGGCGATCACCGTCGAGGGCGACGGCGAGCAGACCCGCGACTTCGTCCACGTCGCGGACGTCGTCCGGGCGAATCTGCTCGCGGCGACGACCGACGACGTCGGCGACGCCTACAACGTCGGCACCGGCACTCGAGCGTCGATCCTCGAGCTGGCGGCGACGATCCGCGACGTCGTCGGAGCCGACGTTCCGATCGTCCACCGGGCCGCGAGAGCGGGCGACGTCAGACACAGCGGAGCCAGCATCTCGAAGGCGCGTCGGGAACTGGGCTTCGAAGCGACGATCGACCTCGAGGCTGGTCTGCGAGATCTCGCCGGCGAGGAACAGTTCGGCGACGTCTACGAACACGCCCGAACGATCCTCCCGGACCGAGAACGAGAGTGA